Proteins encoded within one genomic window of Chloroflexota bacterium:
- a CDS encoding cobalamin-binding protein produces MNAQPRENVAIKRPVCRRLARRFPRTVLLALSLLVAVALIAASACGGSNSPPKSNSATGFTVTDDLGKTFSFDGPVDSIISLAPANTEIVFALGAGNKLIGRTDYCNYPPEAASVESVGGFWDPNKEKIVVLNPDVVLAADIHNLTGDTAWLGEKGLKVITVNPQTLNDILTDISMVGKLTGKEEKAEELVADMQSRIDYVAQQTAGLSGNQKPRVLHVTWHDPLWTVGKGSFVDALIEIAGGVNIFHGVSGDVQVDLETAVTRNPEVITVFTGHGDAANQSYAYVIASGSPFKTTDAYTNPNGKRIYLIDADLASRYGPRIVEALEIYARVIHPEIFGPP; encoded by the coding sequence ACGTCCCGTGTGCAGGCGCCTGGCAAGGAGGTTTCCCAGGACAGTACTGCTGGCGTTGTCCCTACTGGTTGCTGTGGCCCTCATTGCGGCCAGTGCCTGCGGGGGATCGAACTCTCCACCGAAATCAAATTCAGCGACTGGCTTTACCGTAACCGATGACTTAGGAAAGACCTTTAGCTTTGATGGGCCTGTCGATAGCATCATCAGCCTGGCACCTGCTAACACGGAGATAGTATTTGCCCTTGGTGCAGGAAATAAGCTCATAGGCAGGACCGATTACTGTAACTATCCGCCTGAGGCTGCTTCGGTGGAAAGCGTGGGAGGTTTCTGGGATCCGAACAAAGAGAAGATAGTCGTGCTAAACCCTGATGTGGTATTGGCCGCCGATATACACAACCTGACGGGAGACACCGCCTGGTTGGGAGAGAAGGGCCTAAAGGTCATCACCGTGAATCCACAAACTCTGAATGATATCCTCACTGATATCTCCATGGTAGGCAAGCTCACCGGAAAGGAAGAAAAGGCCGAAGAGTTGGTGGCGGATATGCAGAGCCGGATCGACTACGTAGCTCAGCAAACGGCCGGACTATCAGGCAATCAGAAACCGCGTGTACTTCACGTCACCTGGCATGATCCTCTGTGGACAGTAGGGAAGGGCAGTTTCGTTGACGCCCTGATTGAGATCGCTGGTGGAGTGAACATATTCCACGGTGTCAGCGGAGACGTTCAGGTTGATCTCGAAACGGCAGTGACCAGAAACCCCGAGGTGATCACCGTGTTCACCGGTCACGGGGATGCTGCGAACCAATCCTACGCCTATGTCATCGCCAGCGGTTCCCCTTTCAAAACCACCGACGCCTACACAAATCCGAACGGCAAGAGGATATACCTCATCGATGCTGACCTGGCATCGCGGTACGGGCCGAGGATAGTGGAGGCCCTGGAAATCTATGCCCGAGTAATTCATCCGGAGATTTTCGGCCCCCCTTGA
- a CDS encoding iron chelate uptake ABC transporter family permease subunit — MLAVMLAVSIGSTEIPFSTTAKILVSKLPFVSISQTWPGPVETAIIDIRLPRVLLAALAGAALSVAGATYQGLFRNPLADPYLLGVAQGAGLGAVVGFVLNLGWSGWGLGLIPMLAFMGGLGAAFFVYYLGRVGRTLPMTTLLLAGVALGAFLSAITAYLALTSGDSLHGIYSWLLGGFSSPKWIQVEVMLPLVTLGVFAIWLYGQHLNVMQLDEEQAQQLGINVERTKRILLLAATLITAAAVCFGGIIGFVGIIIPHAVRLVWGPDYRFLLPLCTAAGAIFLVLADLLARTALSPQEIPLGIITAFFGAPFFLYLLRQRRRAVF; from the coding sequence ATGCTGGCGGTTATGCTGGCGGTCAGCATAGGCAGCACAGAAATACCCTTTTCCACCACCGCCAAGATCCTAGTATCAAAGCTCCCCTTTGTCTCCATCTCCCAGACCTGGCCGGGCCCGGTGGAGACCGCGATTATAGACATACGCCTGCCTCGGGTGCTCCTGGCAGCCTTGGCGGGAGCAGCCCTATCGGTGGCAGGAGCCACTTATCAGGGGCTGTTTCGCAATCCCCTGGCCGACCCTTATCTCCTGGGTGTGGCTCAGGGCGCAGGCCTGGGAGCAGTTGTGGGCTTCGTATTGAACCTTGGGTGGAGCGGATGGGGATTGGGGCTCATCCCCATGCTGGCCTTCATGGGTGGGCTGGGGGCGGCGTTCTTCGTCTATTATCTGGGACGAGTGGGCAGGACCTTGCCCATGACCACCCTCCTATTGGCTGGTGTGGCTTTAGGTGCCTTCCTGTCAGCTATCACTGCCTACCTGGCTCTCACCTCCGGGGATTCACTACACGGAATATATTCCTGGCTGCTGGGAGGGTTTTCTTCCCCGAAGTGGATCCAGGTGGAAGTTATGCTCCCGCTGGTAACCCTGGGGGTGTTCGCTATCTGGCTTTATGGTCAGCATCTGAACGTGATGCAGTTAGACGAAGAACAAGCCCAGCAGCTTGGCATCAATGTGGAGCGGACGAAGCGCATTCTGCTTCTGGCGGCCACCCTGATTACTGCTGCCGCCGTTTGCTTCGGAGGCATAATTGGCTTCGTCGGCATCATCATACCCCACGCGGTGCGCCTGGTATGGGGCCCGGACTACCGTTTCCTGCTGCCCCTGTGCACTGCCGCCGGTGCCATCTTTCTCGTCCTGGCTGACCTTCTGGCGCGGACAGCGTTGTCCCCGCAAGAGATACCTCTGGGAATAATCACCGCCTTCTTCGGTGCGCCTTTCTTTCTGTACCTGCTGAGACAGAGAAGAAGAGCAGTTTTCTAA
- a CDS encoding ABC transporter ATP-binding protein, with protein MSKLQLRDVTLAYGTRVVLQNISFETQQGETLGVVGPNGCGKSTLIKAITRLLPPRSGHILLEGRDVTRISPSEIAKLIAVVPQTPVLPEAFTALEVVLMGRTPHLGFLRYESHRDVSIALHAMEVTQTSHLSERRIGELSGGERQRLVIARALTQEPRIVLLDEPTAHLDINYQVETLDLISNLCAQQGLTALIALHDLNLAAQYCDRIIMISDGRIYAEGLPREVITEQNVRQAYGAEVCVTPHPVNSLPATLITANGSRNLAGRKGQGK; from the coding sequence ATGAGCAAGTTACAGCTACGTGATGTCACCCTGGCCTACGGGACAAGGGTTGTTTTGCAGAACATAAGCTTTGAGACACAGCAGGGTGAAACCCTGGGAGTCGTGGGACCCAACGGCTGTGGGAAATCCACTCTGATCAAGGCTATCACCCGGCTACTGCCCCCCCGCTCAGGGCACATTCTTCTTGAAGGGCGCGATGTTACCCGAATCAGCCCCAGCGAGATTGCCAAGCTTATTGCTGTAGTCCCCCAAACCCCGGTTTTGCCTGAGGCTTTCACTGCCCTAGAGGTAGTGCTCATGGGGCGGACGCCCCATCTGGGGTTTCTCAGGTATGAGAGCCATAGAGATGTTTCCATTGCCCTGCATGCTATGGAAGTGACTCAGACCTCGCACCTGTCTGAGCGTCGCATAGGGGAACTTTCGGGGGGAGAGAGGCAGCGGTTGGTCATAGCCCGCGCCTTAACCCAGGAGCCCAGGATAGTCCTTTTGGACGAGCCTACGGCACACCTGGATATCAACTACCAGGTTGAAACCCTTGATCTTATCAGTAACCTTTGCGCTCAGCAGGGTTTAACGGCCCTAATAGCTCTTCACGACCTGAACCTCGCTGCTCAATACTGCGACCGCATAATCATGATCAGCGATGGAAGAATTTACGCTGAGGGCTTGCCGAGGGAGGTCATTACCGAGCAGAATGTGAGACAGGCATATGGCGCTGAGGTTTGTGTTACTCCTCATCCAGTGAACAGCTTGCCAGCTACTTTAATCACCGCTAACGGCAGCAGAAATCTGGCTGGCAGGAAGGGACAGGGAAAGTGA